The proteins below come from a single Caulobacter flavus genomic window:
- a CDS encoding spinster family MFS transporter, whose translation MDDGRKPDEAAPAPSYRYVVLATLILVYTLNFLDRQILGILAKPIKDEFGLSDGQFGLMGGLAFALLYTTLAIPIAWLADRFSRVWIMTAALTVWSGFTALCGFAGGFWQLFFSRMGVGVGEAGGVAPAYSLIADYFPKTQRARALAAYAFGIPLGSGLGTLVGGLLAATYGWRTAFIVVGLLGVVLAPIFRAVVKDPVRGGADRAVGAPPAPPPPAPPFGDAVRLLVAKPSFWLLSFGAAASSVCGYGVAAWLPSFFMRSLGLTLSQTAWYYAGIALFGGLLGIWLGGVVADKLGAKSKAGYPITPAIAFLISVPCFLLAMNSGALFGGLGRTGAMTAAFLIFLIPTGLNLAWLGPITAAVQHLAPAPMRTTASALFLLINNLLGIAVGIYYFGLVSDLLKPMFGAESLRWSIYTGMGFYLVAAGLFFLASKRLEKDWVD comes from the coding sequence ATGGACGACGGTCGCAAACCTGACGAGGCCGCGCCGGCCCCGAGCTATCGCTACGTGGTGCTGGCGACGCTGATCCTCGTCTACACCCTGAACTTCCTCGACCGGCAGATCCTCGGGATCCTGGCCAAGCCGATCAAGGACGAGTTCGGCCTGTCCGACGGCCAGTTCGGCCTGATGGGCGGCCTCGCCTTCGCCCTGCTGTACACCACCCTGGCCATCCCGATCGCCTGGCTGGCCGACCGCTTCAGCCGCGTGTGGATCATGACCGCCGCGCTCACCGTATGGAGCGGCTTCACCGCCCTGTGCGGCTTCGCCGGCGGGTTCTGGCAGCTGTTCTTCTCGCGCATGGGCGTGGGCGTCGGCGAGGCCGGCGGCGTGGCCCCGGCCTATTCGCTGATCGCCGACTACTTCCCCAAGACCCAGAGGGCGCGGGCTCTGGCCGCCTACGCCTTCGGCATCCCGCTGGGCTCGGGCCTGGGCACGCTGGTCGGGGGGCTGCTGGCCGCGACCTACGGCTGGCGCACGGCCTTCATCGTCGTGGGCCTGCTGGGCGTGGTGCTGGCCCCGATCTTCCGCGCCGTCGTCAAGGATCCCGTGCGCGGGGGCGCCGACCGCGCCGTCGGCGCTCCGCCGGCGCCGCCGCCCCCCGCCCCGCCGTTCGGCGACGCGGTGCGCCTGCTGGTCGCCAAGCCGTCGTTCTGGCTGCTGTCGTTCGGCGCGGCCGCCTCGTCGGTCTGCGGCTACGGTGTCGCCGCCTGGCTGCCCAGCTTCTTCATGCGGAGCCTGGGCCTCACCCTGTCGCAGACCGCCTGGTACTACGCCGGCATCGCCCTGTTCGGCGGCCTGCTGGGCATCTGGCTGGGCGGCGTGGTGGCCGACAAGCTGGGGGCCAAGTCCAAGGCCGGCTATCCGATCACCCCGGCCATCGCCTTCCTGATCTCGGTGCCCTGTTTCCTGCTGGCCATGAACAGCGGCGCGCTGTTCGGAGGCCTTGGCCGCACCGGCGCCATGACGGCCGCCTTCCTGATCTTCCTGATCCCCACGGGCCTGAACCTGGCGTGGCTGGGCCCCATCACCGCCGCCGTCCAGCACCTGGCCCCGGCCCCGATGCGCACCACCGCCTCGGCCCTGTTCCTGCTGATCAACAACCTCCTCGGCATCGCCGTCGGCATCTACTATTTCGGCCTGGTCTCCGACCTCTTGAAGCCGATGTTCGGCGCGGAGTCGCTGCGCTGGTCGATCTATACCGGCATGGGCTTCTACCTCGTCGCGGCCGGCCTGTTCTTCCTGGCCAGCAAGCGGTTGGAAAAGGACTGGGTGGACTGA